One region of Kazachstania africana CBS 2517 chromosome 3, complete genome genomic DNA includes:
- the RPL27A gene encoding 60S ribosomal protein eL27 (similar to Saccharomyces cerevisiae RPL27B (YDR471W) and RPL27A (YHR010W); ancestral locus Anc_5.597): MAKFLKAGKVAVVVRGRYAGKKVVIVKPHDEGSKSHPYGHALVAGIERYPLKITKKHGAKKVAKRTKIKPFIKVVNYNHLLPTRYTLDVESFKSVVSTETFEEPSQREEAKKVIKKAFEERHQAGKNQWFFSKLRF, encoded by the exons atggCTAAGTTCTTAAAAGCTGGTAAAGTTG CTGTTGTCGTCCGTGGTCGTTACGCCGGTAAGAAGGTTGTCATCGTTAAGCCACATGATGAAGGTTCTAAATCTCACCCATACGGTCATGCTTTAGTCGCCGGTATTGAAAGATACCCATTAAAGATCACCAAGAAGCATGGTGCCAAGAAGGTTGCCAAGAGAACTAAGATCAAGCCATTCATCAAGGTCGTTAACTACAACCATTTATTACCAACCAGATACACTTTAGATGTTGAATCTTTCAAGTCTGTTGTTTCTACTgaaacttttgaagaacCATCTCAAAGAGAAGAAGCTAAGAAGGTCATCAAGAAGGCTTTCGAAGAAAGACACCAAGCTGGTAAGAACCAATGGTTCTTCTCTAAGTTAAGATTCTAA